The following proteins are co-located in the Telopea speciosissima isolate NSW1024214 ecotype Mountain lineage chromosome 9, Tspe_v1, whole genome shotgun sequence genome:
- the LOC122638799 gene encoding pentatricopeptide repeat-containing protein At1g07590, mitochondrial-like: SRITPRLHQIISSSFISSTQNSDFSSEVGNQTQDLREEELRNCLSWKIETLARRQPVLSAFQSWIGDGFPVHRGDIFHAVNRLRKLNMNKRTLEVMEWVIRERPYKLKELDYSYLLEFKIKLHGISQGERLFSRVPPEFQNELLYNNLVMACLEKVAIRLSLAYMKKMRELGHPISPYVFNRLIILHSSPSRRKAIPRILTQMKADGVVPHVSTYNILLKIEANQHNIQGLTKVFDDMKQAQVEPNEITYCILATAHAVARLYAVSEVYVEAVEKVKTGDNWSTLDVLLMLYGYLGKEKELECTWGVVQQLPHVRNKSFVLSIEAFGRIGQLNRSEELWLEMKSSKQLRYTKQYNSIISVYCKHGHIDQASELFKEMEISVCKANAMMRNFQDPMGLCQSQVDSSNLNRCWTSLSGNRSGKPFIQNSGKSMDSPSGVESQATKRLKLEEDHLRKHVSKNKKPLLHLIFEYLDTNLEKLIDFHYMGPSPRPLPPSVIQGASGMMNQGRNTDIVAEDPNMLEFKEVPIVKRCKLVALSWACLHHVF, encoded by the exons AGTAGAATCACTCCACGGCTCCACCaaattatctcttcttctttcatctccaGCACCCAAAATTCAGATTTTTCATCTGAGGTGGGAAACCAAACCCAAGACCTTCGAGAGGAGGAGCTTAGAAACTGCTTATCCTGGAAGATTGAGACGCTCGCCAGAAGACAACCCGTCCTCTCTGCCTTTCAGAGCTGGATTGGCGATGGATTTCCCGTTCACAGAGGCGATATCTTCCACGCCGTTAATCGACTGAGGAAACTCAATATGAATAAACGCACCCTTGAG GTAATGGAATGGGTGATTAGGGAAAGACCCTACAAGTTGAAGGAGCTCGATTACTCTTATCTGTTGGAGTTCAAGATTAAGCTTCATGGGATATCGCAAGGTGAGCGTCTTTTCTCCCGTGTCCCTCCCGAGTTTCAGAATGAGTTGCTCTACAACAATCTTGTCATGGCCTGCTTGGAAAAGGTCGCCATCAGGCTGTCATTGGCAtacatgaagaagatgagggaacTGGGACACCCTATCTCTCCCTATGTCTTCAATCGCCTCATAATCCTCCACTCCTCCCCTAGCCGCAGGAAAGCCATCCCAAGAATCCTCACTCAAATGAAGGCTGATGGCGTTGTCCCTCACGTCTCCACATATAACATTCTCTTGAAAATTGAAGCTAACCAGCACAACATTCAAGGTTTGACAAAGGTGTTTGATGATATGAAACAAGCACAAGTCGAGCCAAATGAAATAACTTACTGCATTTTGGCTACAGCCCATGCCGTGGCAAGGTTATATGCCGTGTCTGAGGTCTATGTTGAAGCAGTGGAGAAGGTGAAAACAGGGGATAATTGGTCAACCTTGGATGTTCTACTTATGTTATATGGCTatttggggaaggagaaggagcttGAGTGCACATGGGGTGTTGTACAACAACTCCCCCATGTTAGAAACAAGAGTTTTGTGCTTTCCATTGAAGCATTTGGAAGAATCGGACAGCTAAACCGATCTGAAGAACTTTGGTTGGAAATGAAGTCAAGTAAACAATTGAGGTACACTAAGCAATACAACTCCATTATATCTGTATATTGCAAACATGGGCATATTGATCAAGCATCGGAATTGTTCAAGGAAATGGAGATCAGTGTGTGCAAAGCGAATGCAATGATGAGG AATTTCCAAGATCCAATGGGTCTCTGCCAATCCCAAGTTGACTCATCTAATCTCAACCGATGCTGGACAAGTTTGAGTGGAAACAG GTCTGGAAAGCCATTCATTCAAAACAGTGGTAAAAGCATGGATAGTCCCTCTGGTGTTGAAAGTCAAGCTACCAAGAGACTGAAGCTAGAAGAGGACCACCTACGGAAG CACGTCAGCAAGAACAAGAAGCCACTTCTCCACTTGATCTTCGAGTATCTTGACACCAATTTGGAGAAGTTGATCGATTTTCACTACATGGGACCCAGTCCCAGGCCCCTTCCTCCTTCTGTCATTCAG GGTGCTAGCGGGATGATGAACCAGGGTCGTAACACTGATATCGTAGCTGAGGACCCCAATATGCTTGAG TTTAAAGAGGTTCCTATTGTTAAGAGGTGCAAGCTTGTGGCTTTGAGCTGGGCTTGTTTGCACCATGTATTTTGA